A single genomic interval of Pirellulales bacterium harbors:
- a CDS encoding ATP-dependent Clp protease proteolytic subunit — translation MNRNSAYSPLDPVASYRDYQRQRQMTLGDLLLENRIILLQGEIHDGNANELVMKLLYLQSENRRKGIHFYINSPGGSVSATLAIYDTMQILSCPVATYCVGLAASGGAVLLAGGAKGKRYALPNAKIMIHQPYGQVGGQVSDIEIQAQEILKTRDVLNKILAGHTAQPIERIAKDTDRDFYMSAGQAKEYGVVDEILTKPPGDLGEEEKAD, via the coding sequence ATGAATCGCAACTCCGCATACTCACCATTGGACCCGGTGGCCAGCTACCGCGACTATCAGCGGCAGCGGCAGATGACGCTGGGCGACTTGCTGCTCGAGAATCGGATCATCCTTTTACAGGGCGAGATTCACGACGGTAACGCGAACGAACTCGTGATGAAGTTGCTGTATTTGCAGAGCGAGAATCGTCGCAAGGGAATTCACTTCTACATTAATTCGCCGGGCGGCAGTGTCAGTGCCACATTGGCGATCTACGACACGATGCAGATCCTCAGCTGTCCTGTGGCCACGTATTGCGTGGGTCTGGCGGCCAGTGGCGGTGCGGTGTTATTGGCAGGTGGCGCGAAGGGAAAGCGCTACGCCTTGCCGAACGCCAAGATCATGATTCATCAGCCCTACGGCCAGGTTGGTGGCCAGGTGTCCGACATCGAGATCCAGGCCCAAGAGATCCTCAAGACGCGTGACGTGCTCAACAAGATCCTGGCTGGTCATACAGCCCAGCCGATCGAGCGGATTGCCAAGGATACGGATCGCGACTTTTACATGAGTGCCGGCCAGGCCAAAGAATACGGCGTCGTGGATGAAATTCTTACCAAGCCGCCAGGCGACCTGGGCGAGGAAGAAAAGGCCGATTGA
- the tig gene encoding trigger factor, with amino-acid sequence MSASKDQELEEATAGGAEAPSAEAVEKLGLAVQIAKKSACERHVTVTVSREDIDRYFDNSFSELVGKAEVPGFRAGRAPRKLVEARFRKDVSDQVKMSLLMDSMTQVSEDGSLSPISEPDFDPVAVAIPEEGPMTFEFDIEVRPEFDLPEWKGLTVERPVRDFTDAEVSKQLQDMLARRGRLVPHEGAAHVGDYVTVNLTFQDAAGEVISSAKEETIRIRPVLSFRDGKIERFDKLMKGVKASETREGEAKLSADAPNEALRGKTLKAIFEVLEVKQLELPQLTPALLEELGDFKSEEALRVAVKEQLERRLQYEQQRLARQQVLGALTVAADWDLPPELLRRQAGRELERSVLELQRSGFGEAEIRAHENELRQNSRASTARALKEHFILERIAEAEKIEDRPEDYDLEIELIAQQSGESPRRTRAQLEKRGLMDTLRNQIVERKAIDLILSHAKFKEVPYKLEHSDAEAVDQTLGGEEGETDIPEAKHSGGAETLPKSPERG; translated from the coding sequence ATGTCTGCCAGCAAGGATCAAGAACTCGAAGAAGCCACGGCCGGCGGAGCCGAGGCACCCAGTGCCGAAGCGGTCGAAAAGCTTGGCCTTGCGGTACAGATCGCGAAGAAGAGCGCCTGCGAACGTCATGTAACGGTGACGGTTTCGCGCGAGGACATCGATCGCTATTTCGACAATTCGTTTTCGGAGTTGGTAGGTAAGGCCGAGGTTCCCGGATTTCGCGCCGGGCGTGCGCCGCGCAAGCTCGTCGAAGCCCGATTTCGCAAGGACGTCAGCGATCAGGTCAAGATGTCGCTGCTGATGGACAGCATGACGCAAGTGTCAGAGGACGGCAGCCTCTCGCCGATCAGCGAACCCGATTTCGATCCGGTCGCCGTGGCCATTCCCGAGGAAGGCCCGATGACCTTTGAGTTCGATATCGAGGTGCGCCCCGAATTCGATTTGCCAGAGTGGAAGGGGCTGACGGTCGAGCGGCCGGTGCGCGATTTTACCGACGCCGAGGTCAGCAAGCAACTGCAGGACATGCTGGCTCGTCGCGGCCGCCTGGTGCCACACGAAGGCGCCGCACACGTCGGGGATTACGTGACGGTGAATCTGACCTTCCAGGACGCCGCGGGCGAAGTCATCTCTAGCGCCAAGGAAGAGACGATTCGCATACGCCCGGTGCTCAGTTTCCGCGACGGAAAAATCGAACGTTTTGACAAGCTGATGAAGGGTGTGAAGGCGAGTGAGACACGGGAGGGCGAGGCCAAGCTTTCGGCCGATGCCCCCAACGAAGCACTCCGCGGCAAGACTCTGAAGGCGATCTTCGAAGTGCTCGAAGTCAAGCAACTCGAACTGCCGCAATTGACGCCGGCGTTGCTCGAGGAGCTGGGGGATTTCAAATCCGAGGAAGCATTGCGAGTCGCCGTCAAGGAGCAGCTCGAGCGTCGCTTGCAGTACGAGCAGCAGCGGTTGGCTCGTCAGCAGGTGTTGGGGGCGCTGACCGTGGCTGCCGACTGGGATTTGCCGCCTGAGCTGTTACGGCGTCAGGCCGGTCGAGAGTTGGAGCGGAGTGTTCTCGAATTGCAACGCAGCGGCTTTGGCGAAGCGGAAATTCGCGCTCACGAGAACGAGTTGCGCCAGAATAGTCGCGCCTCGACTGCACGCGCCCTGAAAGAGCATTTCATTCTTGAGCGGATCGCCGAAGCGGAAAAAATCGAAGATCGGCCCGAAGACTACGATCTGGAAATCGAGTTGATTGCCCAGCAATCCGGCGAGAGCCCTCGTCGCACGCGGGCACAACTCGAGAAGCGCGGCCTGATGGACACGTTGCGGAATCAGATCGTCGAACGTAAGGCGATCGACTTGATCCTTTCGCACGCTAAGTTCAAGGAGGTGCCTTACAAGCTAGAGCACTCCGACGCCGAAGCGGTAGATCAGACTCTGGGCGGCGAGGAAGGCGAGACGGATATTCCCGAGGCCAAGCATTCTGGCGGAGCCGAAACATTGCCCAAGTCGCCAGAGCGCGGCTAG